In a single window of the SAR202 cluster bacterium genome:
- a CDS encoding co-chaperone GroES has product MATKAKVTFKPTGNRIVVQPNTAKEQKTAGGIFIPDTAKEKPQEGTVVAIGPGKLTDDGKRVPMDIKVGDIVVYSKYGGTEYKEGDVEYLVLREDDVLFTK; this is encoded by the coding sequence TTGGCTACAAAGGCGAAGGTTACGTTCAAGCCCACAGGTAACAGGATCGTAGTCCAGCCGAACACCGCGAAGGAGCAGAAGACTGCAGGCGGCATCTTCATCCCCGACACGGCCAAGGAGAAGCCCCAGGAGGGCACGGTGGTCGCGATCGGCCCGGGCAAGCTGACGGATGACGGCAAGCGCGTCCCCATGGACATCAAGGTCGGCGACATCGTCGTCTACTCCAAGTACGGCGGCACCGAGTACAAGGAAGGCGACGTTGAGTACCTGGTCCTCCGCGAGGACGACGTCCTGTTCACGAAGTAA